One window from the genome of Acanthochromis polyacanthus isolate Apoly-LR-REF ecotype Palm Island chromosome 21, KAUST_Apoly_ChrSc, whole genome shotgun sequence encodes:
- the LOC110958855 gene encoding bryoporin-like, with protein sequence MPETAEAVSATLTTNRNCTIEITNVSSSYCLINPKVYMSSGFCHHPPQPTVRTTKTEVCSFTKDGNTATGAVGLLTYDLFHMQSRVCSDRMTIMFSVPYDHNIYRNKLAVGVVETSRACDKHLYDQLYDGKDLSNFVRSETSGTGLQYQATYVDLRATMSSVGKAIVKVELYDKMGR encoded by the exons ATGCCAGAAACAGCAGAGGCTGTGTCAGCCACTCTCACTACCAACAGAAACTGCACCATTGAAATAACCAATGTCAGCTCTAGTTACTGCCTCATCAACCCAAA GGTTTACATGTCAAGTGGCTTCTGTCACCATCCACCTCAGCCCACGGTTCGCACCACCAAGACTGAAGTGTGCTCCTTCACCAAGGATGGCAACACTGCCACAGGCGCCGTCGGCCTGCTGACCTATGACCTGTTCCACATGCAGAGCCGGGTTTGTTCTGACCGCATGACCATCATGTTCTCTGTGCCCTATGACCAcaacatttacagaaataagCTGGCTGTAGGTGTGGTTGAGACTTCCCGTGCCTGCGATAAACATCTGTACGACCAGCTGTATGACGGAAAAGATCTCAGCAACTTCGTCCGCTCTGAGACGAGTGGTACTGGGCTGCAATATCAAGCGACGTATGTTGATTTGAGGGCCACGATGTCTTCAGTTGGCAAAGCCATTGTTAAAGTGGAGCTCTATGATAAAATGGGTCGTTAG
- the apnl gene encoding actinoporin-like protein, which translates to MTESAEAVAADIDRKRSVTIEISNVTNNYCLINPRVYLENGETYNPPQPTVRPLKIEVCTFSKSKGKLTGSIGVLTYDLFERSQNDYIESLAIMFSVPWDYNLYKNWFAVGIYKKGRNCDEDLYKEMYYEKKQQEHGFVREEATGSGINYVGNYLDIKATMSPLENSIMKVEVWDKLFTPMGQQHY; encoded by the exons ATGACGGAGTCAGCTGAAGCCGTAGCCGCTGACATAGACAGGAAGAGAAGTGTGACAATTGAAATTTCCAATGTCACCAACAACTACTGCCTTATCAACCCCAG ggtgtATCTTGAGAATGGGGAGACATACAACCCACCTCAGCCCACAGTGCGCCCTCTGAAGATCGAGGTTTGCACTTTCTCCAAGTCCAAGGGCAAACTAACCGGCAGCATCGGTGTGCTGACCTACGACCTCTTCGAGAGGTCCCAGAACGACTACATCGAGAGTCTGGCCATCATGTTCTCAGTTCCATGGGACTACAACCTGTACAAGAACTGGTTTGCAGTGGGCATCTATAAAAAGGGCCGTAACTGTGACGAGGATTTGTACAAAGAAATGTACTATgagaagaaacagcaggagCATGGGTTTGTCAGGGAGGAAGCCACTGGGTCGGGAATCAATTATGTGGGCAACTACCTAGATATCAAGGCCACCATGTCTCCTTTGGAAAACTCCATCATGAAGGTGGAGGTGTGGGATAAGCTTTTCACACCCATGGGTCAGCAGCACTACTAG